One genomic segment of Clostridium estertheticum subsp. estertheticum includes these proteins:
- a CDS encoding family 43 glycosylhydrolase produces the protein MSISQEYKNPIVRQAADPFVYKHSDGYYYFTASVPEYDRIEIRRAKTIEQLGSILPTVVWRKHMDGEMSAYIWAPEIHFIDDKWYIYFAAAKVNDPKKDMFDHRIYVLENLSPNPLEGHWLEKGQLKTNYESFALDATTFQHNGVRYLVWPQNDPNIKGNSNLYIAKLSNPWTISGKQVMISKPEYPWECIGFSVNEGPAVIKKNGKIFISYSASATDYNYCIGLLTADDTNDLLNPLSWSKSSVPVFTTSYENNQYGPGHNSFTVSEDNQTDILIYHARNYKEIDGNSLDDPNRHARAQKLTWNDDGTPHFGRPVADFN, from the coding sequence ATGTCAATAAGTCAAGAATATAAAAATCCAATAGTACGACAAGCAGCTGATCCATTTGTATATAAACACTCTGATGGATATTACTATTTCACAGCATCCGTTCCTGAATATGACAGAATCGAAATAAGAAGAGCTAAGACCATTGAGCAATTAGGCTCAATATTGCCTACTGTAGTTTGGCGCAAACATATGGATGGGGAAATGAGCGCATATATATGGGCACCAGAAATACACTTTATAGATGATAAATGGTATATATACTTTGCAGCAGCAAAAGTTAATGATCCTAAAAAGGACATGTTTGATCATAGAATATATGTACTTGAAAACTTGTCACCTAACCCACTAGAAGGACATTGGTTAGAAAAAGGGCAACTTAAGACTAATTATGAATCATTTGCTTTAGATGCTACAACCTTTCAACATAACGGAGTAAGATATCTGGTTTGGCCTCAAAATGATCCTAATATAAAAGGAAACTCTAATTTATATATTGCAAAGTTAAGCAATCCATGGACTATTAGTGGTAAACAGGTAATGATTTCAAAACCTGAATATCCATGGGAATGCATAGGTTTTTCTGTAAACGAAGGACCAGCAGTAATCAAGAAAAATGGGAAGATATTTATTAGCTACTCCGCAAGTGCTACAGACTATAATTATTGTATTGGCCTTTTAACTGCAGACGATACAAATGACTTGTTAAACCCATTGTCTTGGAGTAAATCATCAGTTCCAGTATTTACTACAAGTTATGAAAATAATCAGTATGGACCAGGTCATAATAGTTTCACTGTTTCAGAGGATAATCAAACAGATATTCTGATTTATCATGCTAGAAATTATAAGGAAATAGACGGGAATTCTCTTGATGATCCTAACCGACATGCAAGAGCACAGAAACTAACCTGGAATGATGATGGAACTCCTCATTTTGGTAGACCAGTAGCAGATTTTAACTGA
- a CDS encoding carbohydrate ABC transporter permease has protein sequence MSKTESVLITKPKNVKAKSKVKYSHKGFLMVILFIIIAIFALLPFYAMLLASFKPATELFRYGLNLKLDFSIMSIKNYIPLFTDGSILFLTWFKNSVLITLISTVFSLLFSSMVGYAIAVYDFKFKNTIFVLILFMMMIPVEILILPLYKLTVTLHIINTYSGIILPFLVSASSIFFFRQFASGIPKDFMDAARIDGCTEYGIFFRIMIPLMKPAFGAMTILSALSSWNGFIWPLIQMRTDDMFTLPVGLMSLMTPYGNNYSAVLSGSVLSVLPIIIIFLLFQDSFIEGLTAGGVKG, from the coding sequence ATGTCAAAAACTGAAAGTGTACTTATAACAAAACCTAAAAATGTAAAAGCAAAATCTAAAGTAAAATATTCTCATAAAGGATTTTTAATGGTTATTCTTTTTATCATTATAGCCATTTTCGCATTACTCCCTTTTTATGCAATGCTACTGGCTTCATTTAAACCTGCTACAGAGTTATTTCGTTATGGCTTAAATTTAAAATTAGACTTTAGTATTATGAGTATAAAGAATTATATTCCTTTATTTACTGACGGCAGTATTTTATTTTTAACATGGTTTAAAAATAGTGTACTAATCACTTTAATAAGTACAGTATTCTCGCTGTTATTCTCTTCTATGGTAGGTTATGCAATCGCAGTATATGATTTTAAATTTAAAAATACAATATTTGTATTAATATTGTTTATGATGATGATCCCTGTGGAAATTTTGATACTTCCATTATATAAATTAACGGTTACACTTCATATTATAAATACCTATAGTGGAATAATACTACCTTTCCTAGTCTCAGCTTCTTCGATATTCTTTTTCAGGCAGTTTGCTTCAGGAATACCAAAGGACTTTATGGATGCTGCTAGAATTGATGGGTGTACTGAATATGGGATATTTTTTAGAATTATGATACCTTTAATGAAACCAGCTTTTGGTGCCATGACAATCTTATCAGCCTTGTCAAGTTGGAATGGTTTTATATGGCCTTTAATTCAAATGAGAACAGATGATATGTTTACACTTCCTGTAGGCTTAATGTCATTAATGACACCTTATGGGAATAACTATAGTGCTGTATTATCTGGATCTGTATTATCGGTATTACCAATTATAATTATATTTTTACTCTTTCAGGATTCTTTCATTGAAGGATTAACTGCTGGCGGAGTAAAAGGTTAG
- a CDS encoding DUF6171 family protein, producing MIKCKACSASVRVSENDIDDMLNIIVSGNQFKLIDQETYEKRLHICFNCNYLEYGTTCLQCGCIVQIKAKLMESSCPYPQKSKWE from the coding sequence ATGATAAAATGTAAAGCTTGCTCCGCGAGTGTGAGAGTTTCTGAAAATGATATTGATGATATGTTAAATATAATTGTAAGTGGCAATCAATTTAAGCTTATTGATCAGGAAACTTATGAAAAACGTTTGCATATTTGCTTTAATTGCAATTATCTAGAATATGGTACAACATGCCTTCAGTGTGGTTGTATTGTACAAATAAAGGCGAAATTAATGGAATCTAGCTGCCCTTATCCTCAAAAATCAAAATGGGAATGA
- a CDS encoding MFS transporter — protein sequence MNVNIEKSKPLPKKTNRLPFYQRLSYALTDCGGNLLYVVISTYLLYFFTDVFGLSIAVAGTLLLATRLVDAVDAPVWGFLIDHTHTKWGQSRPYFLWLCVPFAFFTWLTFTTPNLAGTWKIVYAVVTYILAGVCYTGISAPITAILPNLSRSSEERVVLNSYRMVGGNIGVLFTNLVLPLVAILGAGNDKKGFSLTLGIFGIVAIIMFLTAFVNLRENHVSELKSIPIKKSISAAKGNWPWILLVTANLIFWIGNNVRSSSLIYYFEYNLHMKYLVSIVGSLSVLTVAGMILIPFMVKLSNKRSVMIGALLVAAIANILLMVASHNVSAVITFYVIGSIGSGVACSMPFAMLADTVDFGEWKTGIRASGFLSSIGSAFCIKAGSGIGGFIPAQIMSSFGYVANKVQSTSSLFGIQFSFIWVPAMLFVLATIPMIFYGKYEKGEAQISKELEKRRMLHV from the coding sequence ATGAATGTTAATATTGAAAAAAGTAAACCATTACCTAAAAAAACTAATAGATTACCTTTTTATCAAAGGCTTAGTTACGCACTAACTGATTGCGGAGGTAACTTGTTATATGTAGTAATAAGTACTTACTTATTATATTTCTTTACAGATGTATTTGGATTAAGTATTGCTGTTGCGGGGACATTACTTTTAGCAACTAGATTAGTTGATGCTGTTGATGCTCCTGTATGGGGATTTTTAATAGATCATACACACACAAAGTGGGGACAGAGTAGACCATATTTCCTATGGTTATGCGTTCCTTTTGCATTTTTTACTTGGCTTACTTTTACTACTCCTAATTTAGCTGGTACATGGAAAATAGTATATGCAGTAGTAACATATATTCTTGCAGGTGTTTGTTATACAGGTATTAGTGCTCCAATAACGGCTATATTGCCTAATTTATCTAGAAGCTCAGAAGAAAGGGTGGTTTTAAATTCGTATAGAATGGTTGGAGGAAATATAGGCGTTCTTTTTACTAATCTTGTTTTACCATTAGTAGCGATTTTAGGCGCTGGCAATGACAAAAAAGGATTTTCGTTAACCCTTGGAATCTTTGGTATAGTCGCTATAATAATGTTTTTAACAGCTTTTGTTAACTTAAGAGAAAACCATGTCAGTGAATTAAAATCAATTCCTATTAAAAAAAGTATAAGTGCTGCAAAAGGGAACTGGCCTTGGATTCTACTAGTTACTGCTAATTTAATTTTCTGGATTGGTAATAATGTAAGATCATCCTCATTAATATATTATTTTGAGTATAATCTACATATGAAATACTTAGTTTCTATAGTTGGGTCTTTGTCCGTATTAACAGTCGCAGGTATGATACTTATACCTTTTATGGTTAAGCTATCAAACAAAAGATCTGTAATGATTGGTGCTCTTTTAGTGGCCGCTATTGCTAATATATTACTGATGGTTGCATCCCATAACGTAAGTGCTGTTATTACATTCTATGTAATCGGTTCTATAGGATCTGGAGTAGCATGTTCTATGCCTTTCGCAATGCTTGCAGATACTGTAGATTTTGGAGAATGGAAAACAGGAATAAGAGCTAGTGGTTTCTTGTCCTCAATAGGTAGTGCATTTTGTATTAAGGCTGGTAGTGGTATCGGCGGATTTATCCCAGCACAAATCATGTCTTCTTTTGGATATGTAGCGAATAAAGTTCAATCAACCTCTTCTTTATTTGGAATTCAGTTTAGTTTTATATGGGTTCCTGCCATGCTATTTGTCCTAGCTACTATACCTATGATATTTTACGGAAAATATGAAAAAGGTGAGGCTCAAATTAGTAAAGAGTTGGAGAAAAGAAGAATGCTACACGTTTAA
- a CDS encoding glycoside hydrolase family 43 protein, whose amino-acid sequence MVSNGIILINNLEFARKEYLIKGVIVMKSIHNPILEGFNPDPCILKAKGIYYIVVSTFEWLPGIRVYESNDLVNWNYCTSVLINKELVNLQGNPTGCSIWAPHISYCEDTFYLVYTDVKSTKVPFKDVNNYLITSKDIKGPWSNPIYLNSSGFDPSLFHDENGEKWLANEIWDYRLNTHNKSAGIIIQKFDYEKKELIGKPYKIFDGTEYGKTEAPQIYKHKEYYYLLTAEGGTGEGHMVTVVRSKNITGPYELDPKNPMLTSRDNHNLYLKCAGHASLVETDEHEWYLAHLCTRPIMGKYPILGRETALQKVIWSKDGWLRLIQGGHSPATDVELPKSFNGIIKKKDNKFFDDFDKKNLNSEWSTLRIFPNSSWLNKLSDKSIIRITGAESPQSTFDQHIIAIRQSDINFSAETVITFNPTNHLQLAGMILYLDTMNYIYLYLSYDEEKGIIVQVMKAVKDDFSILPVKLPVTGKKVKLYIKVNGINAQFSVEDQETKEFLVKEDISFLSGGYTGNFIGLAVNNLEKKNACFADFDNFKYQPE is encoded by the coding sequence ATGGTATCTAATGGTATAATACTTATAAATAATTTAGAGTTTGCAAGAAAAGAATATTTAATAAAGGGAGTAATAGTTATGAAATCTATTCATAATCCAATTCTTGAGGGATTTAATCCAGATCCTTGTATATTAAAAGCAAAGGGAATTTATTATATTGTTGTTTCTACGTTTGAGTGGTTACCGGGGATAAGAGTTTACGAATCTAATGATTTAGTGAATTGGAATTATTGTACATCAGTATTAATAAATAAAGAATTAGTTAACCTGCAAGGTAATCCTACAGGATGCAGTATATGGGCACCTCATATAAGTTACTGCGAGGATACATTCTACCTTGTATATACAGATGTCAAAAGTACAAAAGTTCCATTTAAAGATGTGAATAATTACTTAATTACATCAAAAGATATTAAAGGACCTTGGAGCAATCCAATTTATTTAAATAGTTCTGGATTTGATCCATCTTTATTTCACGATGAAAATGGTGAAAAGTGGTTAGCAAATGAAATATGGGATTATCGTTTAAATACACATAATAAATCTGCTGGTATTATTATTCAAAAATTTGATTATGAAAAAAAAGAATTGATTGGGAAACCATATAAAATTTTTGATGGAACAGAATATGGAAAAACAGAAGCACCACAGATATATAAACATAAAGAGTACTACTATTTATTAACAGCTGAAGGGGGAACTGGTGAGGGTCATATGGTTACGGTAGTTCGATCAAAGAATATTACTGGCCCTTATGAATTAGATCCTAAGAATCCTATGTTAACTTCTAGAGATAATCATAATTTATATCTTAAATGTGCAGGACATGCTAGCTTAGTGGAAACAGATGAACACGAGTGGTATTTAGCTCATTTGTGTACTAGACCTATAATGGGCAAATATCCTATCCTTGGAAGGGAGACTGCATTGCAAAAAGTTATTTGGTCAAAGGATGGGTGGCTCAGACTTATTCAAGGTGGACATTCGCCTGCTACAGATGTTGAACTTCCAAAGAGTTTTAATGGAATTATTAAAAAAAAGGATAATAAATTCTTTGATGATTTTGACAAAAAAAATTTAAATAGTGAATGGAGTACTCTGAGAATATTTCCAAACAGTAGCTGGCTTAACAAACTTTCAGATAAATCCATAATACGTATAACTGGTGCTGAATCACCTCAGAGTACTTTTGATCAACATATCATTGCAATACGTCAGAGTGATATTAATTTTAGTGCAGAGACTGTAATTACTTTTAATCCTACAAATCACCTACAATTAGCAGGGATGATATTATATTTAGATACAATGAATTATATTTATTTATATCTTTCTTATGACGAAGAAAAGGGGATTATTGTTCAGGTAATGAAGGCGGTAAAAGATGATTTTTCTATCTTACCAGTTAAATTACCTGTAACTGGTAAGAAAGTAAAACTTTATATTAAAGTAAATGGAATTAATGCACAATTTAGTGTGGAAGATCAAGAAACAAAAGAATTTTTAGTAAAGGAAGATATCAGTTTTTTATCAGGAGGTTATACAGGAAATTTTATAGGACTTGCAGTCAATAATTTAGAAAAAAAGAATGCTTGCTTTGCTGATTTTGATAATTTTAAATATCAACCAGAGTAA
- a CDS encoding ArsR/SmtB family transcription factor, producing the protein MIHIKNLEDSLPIFKALSSDVRIQILNLLSEYKQLNMNDIAKKLKLSNGAITMHIRKLEECGIIKINILTAKHGIQKICYLHEDKFIIDIGKQDMDNSYELEIGIGQYSFYEIQPTCGIATKDSLIGEVDNPSYFADPDRINADILWFSKGAIEYRIPNYLKPSQVFSEIQISMEISSEAPGNCSLWPSDIYFNLNDIYLGSWTSPGDYADTKGILTPTWWFSNWNQYGLLKLLSINKFGTFIDGLKISDTDLNDINLNYKSDLSFKLSIPEDAKNKGGLTLFGKNFGNYNQGINIRVVYEQNLIDETITK; encoded by the coding sequence ATGATACATATTAAAAACCTTGAAGATAGTTTGCCAATATTTAAAGCACTTAGTTCAGATGTAAGAATTCAAATTCTTAATCTTTTATCAGAATATAAGCAACTTAACATGAATGATATCGCTAAAAAATTAAAGCTTTCTAATGGAGCAATCACTATGCATATTAGAAAATTAGAAGAATGTGGAATCATTAAAATTAATATTTTAACCGCTAAACATGGGATTCAAAAAATATGTTATTTACATGAAGATAAATTTATTATAGATATTGGTAAACAAGATATGGATAACTCATATGAATTAGAAATTGGAATTGGACAATATTCTTTTTACGAAATACAACCAACTTGTGGAATAGCTACAAAAGATAGTTTGATAGGAGAAGTGGATAATCCAAGTTATTTTGCTGACCCTGATAGAATCAATGCTGATATTTTATGGTTTTCAAAAGGTGCAATAGAATATAGAATACCTAATTATCTAAAACCTTCACAAGTATTTTCAGAAATTCAAATCTCTATGGAAATAAGTTCCGAGGCACCTGGTAATTGTAGTTTATGGCCTTCTGATATTTACTTTAACCTAAATGATATTTATCTAGGCAGTTGGACAAGTCCTGGCGACTATGCTGATACAAAAGGAATTTTAACACCTACCTGGTGGTTCTCTAATTGGAATCAATATGGTTTATTAAAATTATTGTCCATTAATAAATTTGGAACTTTTATTGATGGACTTAAAATCTCAGATACAGATTTAAATGATATTAATTTAAATTACAAAAGCGATTTATCATTTAAATTATCTATTCCAGAAGATGCTAAGAATAAGGGCGGTTTAACTTTATTTGGTAAGAACTTTGGCAATTACAATCAAGGAATAAATATAAGAGTAGTGTATGAACAAAACCTAATAGATGAAACCATAACAAAATAA
- a CDS encoding ABC transporter substrate-binding protein produces MKKRISLMLISLITATMVLGGCGSKSSTATNGQSTKSGEVTKLNLWTFIGLHSNLYNDAAKSWNKAHPDQPIELKVTTYPYTDMHNKLLVAVKSGVGAPDIADIEVGQFPNFTKGTPQLADLSDIVAPEKANFIQSRLDLYSKGGKVYGLPTHVGTTVAFYNKELFKKAGVAYTKIKTWDDYTAAGKIIKAKTGKYMGYLSQTANWEFSLMVGQQGSDVFDKSGNVTLDNPVAVKSLQLLHDMVFTDKIAAISPGGQPDTEEGYGAFNKGGAASVIMPFWYTSRFLANMPDLKGKIAIQAPPVFATGNKNLSVGLGGTGTAVPVQGKNVELAKKFLFFAKGTEKASENIWNLEGFDPPRWDSWKKISANIGDTKFTQYFSNGKDAFNVLLPLKDSIATPVSIEKSPNAGTLLDTQVLFKVLKQNSATPQAALKAAADELRKK; encoded by the coding sequence ATGAAAAAAAGAATTAGTCTTATGCTTATTTCACTGATTACAGCTACAATGGTTTTAGGTGGTTGTGGTAGTAAATCTTCAACTGCAACAAATGGTCAAAGTACTAAATCCGGAGAAGTAACAAAATTAAATTTATGGACATTTATTGGGTTACATTCTAATTTATACAATGATGCTGCTAAGAGTTGGAATAAAGCCCATCCAGATCAACCTATTGAGTTAAAAGTAACTACTTATCCTTATACTGATATGCATAACAAATTATTGGTCGCAGTTAAATCAGGAGTTGGAGCTCCAGATATTGCTGATATCGAGGTTGGTCAGTTTCCAAACTTTACAAAAGGAACCCCACAATTAGCAGATTTAAGTGATATTGTAGCCCCTGAGAAAGCTAATTTTATACAATCACGTTTAGATTTATATAGCAAAGGCGGAAAAGTGTACGGTTTACCTACACATGTAGGAACTACTGTTGCTTTCTACAATAAGGAACTTTTTAAAAAAGCAGGTGTTGCTTATACAAAAATCAAAACATGGGATGACTATACAGCTGCTGGTAAAATTATAAAAGCAAAAACAGGAAAATACATGGGATATCTTTCACAGACTGCAAATTGGGAGTTTAGCTTAATGGTGGGACAACAGGGTTCAGATGTCTTTGATAAAAGTGGAAACGTCACTTTGGATAATCCAGTAGCAGTAAAGTCACTACAACTACTTCATGATATGGTATTTACAGATAAAATTGCTGCAATATCTCCTGGTGGACAACCTGATACTGAAGAAGGTTATGGAGCTTTTAATAAAGGTGGAGCTGCTTCGGTTATAATGCCATTCTGGTATACAAGTAGATTTTTAGCTAATATGCCTGATCTAAAAGGTAAAATAGCAATACAAGCACCTCCAGTATTTGCAACTGGAAATAAAAATCTATCTGTTGGATTAGGTGGAACAGGAACAGCAGTACCAGTTCAAGGTAAAAATGTTGAACTTGCAAAGAAGTTTTTGTTCTTCGCAAAAGGAACTGAAAAAGCTAGTGAGAACATTTGGAATCTAGAAGGTTTTGATCCACCTAGATGGGATTCATGGAAGAAAATAAGTGCAAATATTGGTGATACCAAGTTTACACAGTATTTCTCAAATGGTAAAGATGCCTTTAATGTTCTTTTACCATTAAAAGATTCAATAGCTACTCCAGTAAGTATTGAAAAAAGCCCTAATGCTGGAACCCTATTAGATACTCAAGTATTATTTAAAGTATTAAAACAAAATTCAGCTACGCCACAGGCCGCTTTAAAAGCAGCAGCAGATGAGCTACGTAAAAAATAA
- a CDS encoding sugar ABC transporter permease produces the protein MEKKQNMIVNKFLYSSKYAPYVFVLPFILSFFIFFFYPIISTCIMSFQDVVGVGQNKFIGLKNYKDLLNVHFYTAVWNSVRYCFWTLLLLIPIPIVLAVFLNSKALVAKKFFRATIFMPAITSVVVAGIVFRLIFGETPGAPLNTILGVFGINPIEWLRNENTAMPLLVLLAMWRWTGINIIYFLSGLQNIPTELYESAEIDGANVFNKFRYVTVPLLKPIIIYVLTISIYGGLSMFTESFVFWQNHSQNDSGLTIVGYLYQQGFENGNLGFASATGLVLLLIVITLNLFQLKFFGIFKKEDA, from the coding sequence TTGGAAAAAAAGCAAAACATGATTGTTAATAAGTTTTTATATTCTTCAAAGTATGCTCCATATGTTTTTGTGTTACCTTTTATTCTTTCATTTTTCATATTCTTTTTTTATCCAATAATAAGCACATGCATTATGAGTTTTCAAGATGTTGTTGGTGTTGGTCAAAATAAGTTTATTGGTTTAAAAAACTATAAAGATTTACTTAATGTTCATTTCTATACTGCTGTTTGGAATAGTGTACGATATTGTTTTTGGACTTTATTACTTTTGATACCCATACCTATAGTTTTAGCCGTGTTTTTGAATTCAAAAGCATTAGTAGCTAAAAAGTTTTTTAGAGCTACCATTTTCATGCCCGCTATCACCTCAGTTGTTGTTGCAGGTATTGTTTTTAGATTAATTTTTGGAGAAACTCCAGGTGCACCACTAAATACAATTTTAGGCGTTTTTGGTATAAATCCAATAGAATGGCTACGTAATGAAAATACGGCAATGCCTTTATTAGTATTACTCGCAATGTGGCGTTGGACCGGGATAAATATTATATATTTCTTATCTGGTTTACAAAATATACCTACAGAACTATATGAATCAGCCGAAATTGATGGTGCAAATGTTTTTAATAAATTTAGATATGTAACAGTACCTCTTTTAAAACCAATAATTATTTATGTTTTAACAATAAGTATCTACGGCGGATTATCAATGTTTACTGAAAGTTTTGTTTTTTGGCAGAATCATTCACAAAATGATTCTGGATTAACAATTGTAGGTTACTTGTATCAGCAAGGTTTTGAAAATGGCAATTTAGGCTTTGCTTCTGCTACTGGATTAGTATTACTTCTTATTGTAATAACTTTAAATTTATTCCAACTAAAATTTTTTGGAATATTTAAAAAGGAGGATGCATAG
- a CDS encoding alpha-N-arabinofuranosidase yields MANLKKAKIIINADVKKGKINKNIYGQFSEHLGRCIYEGLWVGKDSPIQNTNGIRNDVVQALKELKIPVLRWPGGCFADEYHWKNGIGKPECRPKMINTHWGGVVENNNFGTHEFFELCEQLETEPYICGNVGSGTVQEMSEWVEYMTFDGVSPMAELRAANGHEKPWKLKYFGVGNENWGCGGNMRPEYYSDLYRRYSTYARNYQGNKLFKIAGGPNASDYNWTEVLMRESSSLMDGLSLHYYTMPFGFDNKGFATVFDETLWFKTMEKILYMEELIIKHSTIMDKYDPDKRVGLIVDEWGTWFNVEPGTNPGFLYQQNTLRDALVAGVGLNIFNNHCDRVQMANIAQMVNVLQAMILTQGDKIVLTPTYHIFKMYKVHQDAELLSTSLECEDYVNGDKSLPELNVSASIDDKGITHVSLCNLSPNDEIEVTTELRGLVYSKVSGTILAADEMNAYNSFTDPNKVVPKEFKAFTIQNNKLSIVMPKMSVVVLNVE; encoded by the coding sequence ATGGCCAATTTAAAAAAGGCTAAAATCATTATTAATGCTGATGTTAAGAAGGGTAAAATTAACAAGAATATTTATGGTCAGTTCTCCGAGCACTTAGGTAGATGCATATATGAGGGACTTTGGGTTGGAAAAGATTCACCTATTCAAAATACAAATGGAATTCGTAATGATGTAGTCCAGGCTTTAAAAGAACTTAAAATACCCGTATTAAGATGGCCAGGTGGATGTTTTGCTGATGAGTATCATTGGAAGAATGGCATAGGTAAACCTGAGTGTCGTCCTAAAATGATTAATACTCATTGGGGTGGTGTAGTTGAAAACAACAATTTTGGAACCCATGAATTTTTTGAGCTATGTGAGCAACTTGAAACAGAGCCTTATATTTGTGGAAATGTTGGAAGTGGCACTGTTCAAGAAATGAGTGAATGGGTGGAATATATGACATTTGATGGTGTGTCACCAATGGCAGAGCTTAGAGCGGCAAATGGACACGAAAAACCTTGGAAACTAAAATACTTCGGTGTTGGTAATGAGAATTGGGGCTGCGGTGGAAATATGAGACCAGAATATTATTCAGATCTATACAGGAGATATTCTACCTACGCAAGAAATTATCAGGGAAATAAGCTTTTTAAAATAGCTGGTGGTCCCAATGCTAGTGATTATAATTGGACAGAAGTATTGATGAGAGAATCTTCTAGTCTTATGGATGGATTGAGTCTCCATTATTATACAATGCCTTTCGGTTTCGATAATAAGGGCTTCGCAACAGTATTTGATGAGACATTATGGTTTAAAACTATGGAAAAAATATTATATATGGAAGAACTTATAATTAAACACAGTACTATTATGGATAAATACGATCCAGACAAACGTGTAGGATTAATAGTAGATGAATGGGGAACTTGGTTTAATGTGGAACCTGGTACAAATCCTGGCTTCCTTTATCAACAAAACACCTTAAGAGATGCTCTAGTTGCAGGAGTTGGTCTTAATATATTTAATAACCATTGCGATAGAGTGCAGATGGCAAATATTGCTCAAATGGTAAATGTTCTACAAGCTATGATATTAACGCAGGGGGATAAAATAGTATTAACGCCAACATACCATATATTTAAAATGTACAAGGTACATCAAGATGCTGAGCTTTTGTCTACATCACTAGAATGCGAAGATTATGTGAATGGGGATAAATCTTTGCCTGAGTTAAATGTGTCAGCTTCAATTGACGACAAGGGAATCACCCATGTATCTTTATGCAATTTAAGCCCTAATGATGAAATTGAAGTGACTACTGAATTAAGAGGACTAGTCTACTCAAAAGTATCTGGAACCATACTTGCAGCTGATGAAATGAATGCATACAACAGCTTTACAGATCCAAATAAAGTTGTTCCAAAAGAATTCAAGGCGTTTACAATTCAAAATAATAAACTTTCAATAGTTATGCCTAAAATGTCAGTTGTTGTACTTAATGTAGAGTAA
- a CDS encoding ArsR/SmtB family transcription factor, which produces MKIDISEKWLPVYEALDSSVRIKIINLLSELPLNIKEIASKLELSSAIITMHINKLEKAGIVKGERTKSKGGVQKICSLLLDGIIIDFPRKTQKRLNHHEYIVLVGQYTDFEITPTCGLATTEKIIGYFDDTRSFLDSQRVAAKILWFTQGFVEYKLPNYLLTTQNPSELEISMEIGSEAPGANKNWPSDISFVMNGIKIGEWTSPGDFADVKGKYTPNWWNSDINQYGMLKIIKINDKGSFIDGEKISDIKLSDINIRSKQWKLRLEVAADAKHIGGLTVFGSGFGNYDQDLIFRLYYT; this is translated from the coding sequence ATGAAAATCGATATAAGCGAAAAATGGCTTCCTGTCTACGAAGCGTTAGATAGTTCTGTACGAATTAAGATTATTAATCTTCTTTCCGAACTACCCTTAAATATAAAAGAAATTGCTAGCAAACTAGAACTTAGCAGTGCAATTATTACTATGCACATTAATAAATTAGAAAAAGCTGGAATCGTTAAAGGTGAACGTACCAAAAGTAAGGGTGGCGTCCAGAAAATATGCTCTTTACTTTTAGATGGTATAATAATAGATTTTCCGAGAAAAACCCAGAAGCGATTAAACCATCATGAATATATCGTTCTGGTAGGTCAATATACTGATTTTGAAATCACACCAACATGTGGTCTTGCAACTACTGAAAAAATTATAGGTTATTTTGATGATACAAGATCTTTTTTAGATTCACAAAGAGTAGCTGCAAAAATTCTATGGTTTACTCAGGGTTTTGTTGAATATAAATTGCCTAATTATCTCTTAACAACGCAAAATCCTAGTGAACTTGAAATATCTATGGAAATTGGCTCAGAAGCACCCGGTGCAAACAAAAATTGGCCATCTGATATCTCTTTTGTAATGAACGGAATTAAAATTGGAGAGTGGACTAGTCCTGGCGACTTCGCTGATGTAAAAGGAAAATATACTCCAAACTGGTGGAACAGCGATATAAATCAATACGGGATGCTAAAAATCATTAAAATAAATGATAAAGGTTCTTTTATTGATGGAGAAAAAATTTCAGATATTAAATTATCTGATATAAATATTAGGAGCAAACAATGGAAATTAAGATTAGAAGTGGCAGCAGATGCTAAGCATATAGGCGGTCTAACGGTTTTTGGAAGTGGTTTTGGGAACTACGATCAAGATTTAATCTTTAGACTATATTATACATAA